In Aspergillus luchuensis IFO 4308 DNA, chromosome 1, nearly complete sequence, the following are encoded in one genomic region:
- a CDS encoding uncharacterized protein (COG:G;~EggNog:ENOG410PH3B;~InterPro:IPR020846,IPR011701,IPR036259;~SECRETED:SignalP(1-30);~TransMembrane:4 (n14-25c30/31o54-72i84-109o115-134i141-163o);~go_function: GO:0022857 - transmembrane transporter activity [Evidence IEA];~go_process: GO:0055085 - transmembrane transport [Evidence IEA]): protein METHRPPPRKHSISFWLVFLSLCLLSFVSALDGAIISTALPKVTASLGGETDYIWIANSFTIVQTIVQPFLAQLCDIYGRRNPILISVALFLLGSGLAGGASTVGQLIGGRTVQGLGSGGIYILVDLIVCDLVPQRERGQYLGIVLSLAAVGAVLGPVLGGALA, encoded by the coding sequence ATGGAGACGCACCGACCCCCTCCACGAAAAcactccatctccttctggcTCGTCTTCCTATCGCTCTGCCTCCTCTCCTTTGTGTCCGCTTTAGACGGCGCAATCATCAGCACCGCTCTCCCCAAAGTAACCGCCTCTCTCGGCGGCGAAACCGACTATATCTGGATAGCCAACAGCTTCACCATCGTCCAAACAATCGTACAACCCTTTCTCGCCCAACTCTGCGACATCTACGGCCGACGCAACCCCATCCTAATCTCAGTGGCCCTATTCCTCCTGGGCAGCGGCCTAGCGGGCGGCGCCTCCACAGTGGGCCAGTTGATCGGCGGTCGCACGGTCCAAGGGCTCGGCTCAGGCGGCATCTACATCCTCGTGGACCTAATCGTATGCGATCTGGTCCCCCAGCGCGAACGCGGCCAATACCTAGGCATAGTCCTCTCCCTCGCAGCCGTCGGCGCCGTCCTAGGCCCCGTTCTCGGCGGTGCCCTCGCCTAA
- a CDS encoding hemerythrin domain-containing protein (COG:S;~EggNog:ENOG410PKXT;~InterPro:IPR012312;~PFAM:PF01814): protein MATGTTSRPWADGPWPLIETPSKTQDISKHEALYIANEMAFAHNAMLRGLNSLYLQAEQITESQDIADYLVFLRSWAGWVSHHHTLEEEQMFPQFERVMKKPNFLEGNVNEHHTFQPILKQLLAYGTETKPADYKASTVRSLIEQMAPSFREHLANEITSLMSMEPYDGPALLKVYKECEAEAGKQDKNVIPPMVLGLRDITFEGGNQWPAMPPFSTHFVHYLFARKHAGAWRFLPSDTWGNPRPLAFGKP from the exons ATGGCTACTGGCACTACTTCCCGTCCATGGGCAGATGGTCCTTGGCCGTTGATCGAAACACCATCCAAAACACAGGACATT TCCAAACATGAAGCTCTCTACATCGCCAACGAGATGGCATTCGCCCACAACGCCATGCTCCGAGGTTTAAACTCCCTCTATCTGCAAGCCGAGCAAATAACCGAGTCGCAAGACATTGCCGATTACCTAGTCTTCCTCCGCAGCTGGGCCGGATGGGtatcccaccaccacactctggaagaagagcagatgTTTCCTCAATTTGAAAgagtgatgaagaagcccaatTTCCTCGAGGGAAATGTTAACGAGCACCATACCTTCCAACCCATCTTGAAGCAGCTCCTCGCTTACGGAACGGAGACCAAGCCTGCTGACTACAAGGCCTCGACCGTGCGCAGCCTCATCGAGCAGATGGCGCCTAGTTTTCGCGAGCACCTGGCCAACGAAATCACCAGCCTCATGAGCATGGAGCCGTATGACGGGCCTGCTTTGCTCAAGGTTTATAAGGAGTGTGAGGCTGAGGCGGGTAAACAGGATAAG AATGTTATCCCGCCCATGGTCCTCGGCCTCCGTGACATAACCTTCGAGGGTGGAAACCAGTGGCCCGCTATGCCgcccttctccacccacttTGTTCATTATCTGTTCGCACGGAAGCATGCTGGTGCTTGGCGTTTTCTGCCATCGGATACTTGGGGTAATCCACGTCCATTGGCATTTGGTAAACCTTAA